The genomic stretch tcactctctggtttcgtcttgttttattttttcctctcttccccatgatctctgccttgtttcttaaattctgcatatcagtgagatcatatgataattgtctttctctgattgtcttatttcgcttagcataataccctgtagttctagccatgtcatttgcaaatgacaaaatttcattctttttgatggctgtgtaatattctgtgtgtgtgtgtgtgtgtgtgtgtgtctgtgtgtgtgtgtgtgtgtctgtgtgtgtgtgtgtgtgtgtgtacacacacaccacatcttctttatccattcatctgtcgatggacatctaggctctttgcatagtttggctattgtggacattgctgctataaacattggggtgcagataccccttcagatcactacctttgtatctttggggtaaatacccagtagtgcaattgctgggttgtaagctTCTGCTGCCATATTCTTTACTGGTGGAGGGATATGGGCACATAGAGGAAGGAGGCAACATTGTGCCTGCTCTCAAGGATTGGGTGTCCCAACTGGGGAGAGCCATGAAAAGCCAAGAAAGCAGAGACACGTGCAGACCCAGTAAGTAGCAGCGTGGGGTTGGAGTGTTTCCTCAGTGAAGCTGCCCCAGATAGCTTCCTGGTTCTATTTTGCTTGAGCAAAATAAggcagaaacaaacaagcaaacaacagcCCACTTATATGAAGTTCAGGGATAGGCAAAGCTAATCAGCAGTGATATGAAGTCATAATGGGAGGGGATGGTGTTGGTTGGGAAGGGAACCTTGATCTGGTTAGTAATTACATGGGTGTATACGTATGTAAATATTAATTGAGTTGACCACTTAAGATCAGCGCGCGTTAACCATTTATTGTACGTATTTTAGACctcaatttaaaatgtttttaaaggggcacctgggtggcttactgGGGTTAGGCGTCTagcttcggcttaggtcatgatctcggggtcctgggatcgagccctgggtcgggcttcctgctgagctggaagtctgcttctccctctccctcttttcctctcccctgctcgtgctctctctctctcaaataaaatctttttaaaaaatgaaataataaaataaaatgtttttaaaaagaaaaaatttaggggcacctgggtggctcagtcggttaagcctccgactcttgatttcagctcaggtcgtgatctcagggtcctaagatagagccccatgtcgggctctgtgctcagtggggagtctgcttaagactctgtctccctctgcccctccctccccgccccatactctctctcaaataaacaaacaaatctctattttttttaaaagattttatttatttgagagaaagagagcatgagagagaaagagagcacaaacaggggaaagggcaaagggagcagcagactccccactgagcagggagcccgactcggggctcaatcccaggtccccgagatcatgacctgagccgaaggcagacgcttaaccgactgagccacccaggcgccccaaataaatatttaaaaagaaaaaatttaaaaatacatcaccCAAGTAGAAAAGACGGGGGGCAGAGGCAGTGCCATTGCGGAATCCATCCGTCTCTTTTCAGGGAGGGATACAAGACGTTCTTCAACACCCTCTACCAGAACAACATTCCCCTCTTCATCTTCTCCGCGGGCATCGGTGACATCCTGGAGGAGATTATCCGACAGATGACGGTGCTCCACCCCAACATCCACATCATGTCTAACTACATGGACTTTGATGAAGACGTGAGCCGCATCTCCTTTAGGCTGGGAGTAGAAGAGGGGTGGGGACCAGCAGCCCCCCAGGCAGCACCCGAAACCCTAAaccctgggggaggagagggagggaaggtgtgCTGACTTCTTGCCCTCGGGCAGGTATTTATTTCTTGATGCCGGCTAAAGACAGTTACCTCTGAAGGACTGGCCCTTTGGCGTTTGACTGACAGCTCCCTACCCTGGGGTACCTGATTTAGGGTTCAGCCAGGCCCCATGTCACCGTCCCAGGTCATGTGCCATCGTAGGTACTCCAGGGCTTAGACTTTGACTTGTTTTCCTGGAGCCCGAGGCGGGCCGCTCCGACTCACCTGTGCTCTGACTTCTTCCCTTTACACCAATGGCTGGACTTCTCACCCGGTCGCGTTGGGGGGGGCGGTGCGCACCTGCAGCCGAGGGTGAGCGCCCGTGTGGCCGGGACAGTGCTCGCGTCACGGCTGTGTGCTCCCACTGGAGCCTCTGATCAGTGGTGTCAGAGGGTCCTTGTGAGTTTAAGTCAGCGCTTACACACTTTTTTTGTAAAAGGCTGGGTAGTGAATATTTTAGACTTTGGGGGATGGACTCCGATCTGTCACAGCCACTCGACTCTGCTGTGGAGAAAAAAGCCACCACGGACACGACGTGAGCAAACGAGCCTGGCCGCGTTCCGGTCAAACTGAATTTACAAAAATAGCACAAATCTGGCTGTAGGACCTACTTGGTGGGCCCTGAGTTTAGACTAGGAGGAGGTTTTGGCATTTCTCTGGCTGTCAGGATTCCCTTTCCCCTGTGACAGAGACAGTGGCAAACTGGCTCTAGGCGGTCCCTGCAGCCCTTCTGTGTGTCTCTTGATTATTTAGGGTTTCCTCCGGGGATTCAAGGGCCagctcatacacacatacaacaaGAACAGCTCCGTTTGCGAGAACTCCGGGTACTTCCAGCAGCTTCAGGGAAAAACCAACATCCTCCTGCTGGGAGACTCCATGGGGGACCTCACTATGGCTGATGGGGTGCCTGGTGTGGAGAACATTCTCAAGATTGGCTTCTTAAACGACAAGGTAGGTGTGGGACCAGGGCTTCCTGTCTTAGTGGCTTGCTTCTGTTTCAGTGCCTGTTAACTAATGCATAGTGAACACCTGTATGTACTGGTCGTGGTCAAGTCTTAGAGGCACTGAGGTAAGCCACGAGCTATATTGTCATAGGAAAACAGCGATGACGGCTGTGTTGGGCACACGGCGTGACAGTGGAGTTCAGAGACACTACTGGGTGCTCACCACGTACCAGGCATATTGACTCATTTAGTCCTTTCAGCAGCCTTTTGAGGTAGTGACTCTTacgcctcattttacagatggggaaactgaggcaaggagcTTTCTCTACCCATGGTACATAGTGTAGGAAGTGGTGGCGCTGATTACAGTCCTCCTAAATCATAGCTATAAAGCATGATAGAAGTGGGAGATGGTCAGTATTCAGGAGGCGGGTTTACAATtcagagaacaaaaacacaagaacAGACCAGAGGCCGACAGGGGTGAAAACACTGTAGTCGTAAAGGGGCACAGTATGGTGTCAAATGAGAAGGCCACCAGTCCCTCCCCACCCGCCCACCTCAGCCAGCAGGTGCTGAAGACCTCCAGAATGCCTGAGCCATGTGAAAATTCAGTCCAGATAGATTAGAAGTAAcatctggtttttaaattttaatcctcGTCCTGTCCTTTTGCCATTGGCCCAAGAGTTAATGCCGGCTCCCAGCACCCGTTGCCATCCGAAGGGCAGGTCCCTGTGACCTGGAGCTGCTCTTGGGGAGTTGCAGCTCGcatgccctcctccccctgccccgggtgcccaagaggcagaggcagaaggcagGGCGTTCTGGGGactccctacccccctcccccgggcaGGTGGAAGAGCGGCGGGAGCGCTACATGGACTCCTACGACATTGTGCTGGAGAAGGACGAGACGCTGGACGTGGTCAACGGGCTGCTGCAGCACATCCTGCACCGCGGGGACTGGAGAGAGATGCAGGGCTCCTGAGTGCGGGCGGGTGGGGGCCAGGCGCCGCAGGCTGCGGAGGGGGGAGCCTCACCAGGAGACCGCCCGCTGGGAGCGCTGCTCGCTGCTCGTCCGCGTGTGCGCAGAGTCCAGGGTGGGGGCAGCCGCTGAGCCCAGGCCTCTCCCTCCTTGCCCAGCGTCTTCTGCGGTGTCCTCCGGAGGCTGGCGGGAGGGCCTGCCAGATGGGAGGGCCAACCAGACGAACATGGGCCCTACAGGGTCTCTAGGGACCATCTAGACAGGGGTTCTTTGCCCCCCAGTTTTTAAACATGGGAAGCTAGTCTTCAAAGAAATCTAATGTGTGAAacagatcaaaataaaaaaaaggaaaaaacagctCTTCTGATTTGGGGGTGCAGGGCTggctggcgggctcagtcggcggggtatgtgactcttgatctcaggcttatgagttcgagccccacattgggtgtagagattacttagaaaataaaatcttagaaaaaaaacaaacccccaatTCACTCCAAGACCCTCTGAGCATACCCTAAATGTGCCTGGGGGCCGAGGTGGGCAGGCGGGGTTGGAAGGTGTGTCTCTGACCTGGAATGGTTTCACTCGATGCCGGGGTAGCCGCTAACCTCGAAGTCCCGTTGGGGTCAGTCGGGTCTGGCCAGCCCTGTGTGCAGAGTTCCCTGGTGATGGATCCCCAAAGGGATCCATTTGGGGGCTGATTTTCTCTTGTGCCCTTGGCTCCTGCcctgtcttctcttccttatgtGGGCCCAGGGCCACGACGATGGGTGAGTTCAGGGGGGTCAAGACCGGGACCTGAAGGGAGAAGGCGCTCCGGGACGCAGTAAAGTGGGAGTGATTTCTGTTCCGTTGCCTCACGTCACTGGGCTTCCTTCCGAGTTTCTttgccttctccctcccctgtcgACTTGGATGGGCAAGAACGAGCTGGATTCTCTCTAGGACACCTTTTGAAGAAAAAAGGTAAAGCACCAGTTTCACCTGGCATTTTGCCGCCTGTCCTCAGAGGAACACACCCCCTCATTCTCCGGCGGAGGGTGCCTGGCTGTGGGACGTGCGCGTTTCCCTGCGGCTCCTTCGCGAGCGTCCTGAAAGTAGGCGTAGTTCCCGTTTACGGGTGGCTTGGAAAAGACCAGAAACTTGCTCCAACTCTGGAGCTCGGCCAGGATTTCAGTGTTTCCGCCCGAAGCTGTAGCATTTCTTCGGCTTCACACCTGCATACCTGCCTCGGGCTCTGTTCGCTTCTGGGGAGCGGGTGTTATCATCTGAGGCCGGGTGGCAGTCACTGCCAGACCCCGCAGCGCCTTCGGGATGCTTTGGGGCCGGGAATGTCTGATCGGCTGTGGGGAAAAGCCGTGTCTCAGGATCCTGGGCAGAAAGTGGGTGCTCGTGGGGGACAGGTCAGTCCAGGGAGTCCCGGACCATCAGTCTCTCTCCCAAGCCTCCCCTGCTCTCCTGTCCTCTCCTGCCTTAGGCCACCTTTGTTGCTGTGGCCAGAGTCCAGctgggagggtgaggggcagatggCCTGCCTGCTGGCTGAAGCAACTCCTCCTTCAAGACACAGGAGACTGGAGCCCTGTTACCTTTCCTTCGGACAGGAgggaggatggggcagggaggaatggctggcagccaggagctgggagaggtgGGGATAGCCTAACACTGGAACAAATCTACATGGAAGAGAGGAACTCTTCCTGTGCAGCTTAATTTAATCCTTGAGTTTCTTTGTCCTGTTTGAGGTCAGGAACCTCATCCTTCCATTCAGTTGGGACATTTAGGAGACAGGGATCATCTCTCCAACCTCCCCGCAGGCCCCTCTGGAGACACCCACTCCCCATCTTCCCTCCAGCGGACAGGGGGCTCCCTTGCCATGGGGAGGGCCCTCCTTAGGCCTCAGGAGGCAGAGATCCAGGGACACAGTATCTTGAGCTCCTGCTTTGTGCCCCTTTATTCCCCAGTGTTTGGGTCTAAGGGCCTTCCCCCCACCGAAAGAGCACACCCTGAGGCCTTTGGTTTAGTCGTTTATTTGGTACAAAGGAGAAAGGGATCTGACACCAATTTAGCCTTTTGAGTGTGCAGAGCTCTGCCTACCCCCCTCTGACCCCCAAGTGAGCCCTTCTTCCAAGTTTATCTCAGCCCCGAACCAACAACGTTGTAGCCCTAAGATCCATTTAAGTAGTTATCCTCACCCCCGCCCCCTTCAcactcttcctcttttctgtccCTTAGAGAAAGCAGCCTTCTCTTCAGGGATGAAAGGCAACGCCAAGCCCAGCCCTGAATGCAGCACCCCACGGTTGCCTCAGCCCCTACTGGCCACAGGGAGGGGCGGACAGCATAGGTGTGGGGACACAGGAGGGGCGTGTGACAGGTGGGGCGCTGCCCTCCCGAGAAGCCAGCCAGAGCTGAGGGAGGAAGGCTGAGGGTCCGGTCAGTCCTGGTTCGTGCTCCTAGGGAGCTTCCACGACACAGGAAtagggacgggggcgggggggtggctgAGGACGGCAAGGAAAAGTATGGAAAAAAGGGAAGTTaggggaaataaagaaatgacaaGCTCGGCCTTGTTCAGTGTCTGGTGCCGTGGAGGGGGAGGTATGGGTGAGGCGCCAGCAAGCGCCAGCATGGCTGGCTTGGCTTTGTGACTCCAAAACTTGTAAGGGAGGGGTTTGGGGtcagaagagaaaaactgaatagAGGTCTGTGCTATGGACTTTACTCTGGGGCCGTCGTCTCCTGTGACCACGTTTTAGATGTTTCTAGACACCATGCCAGCACAGGGGAGGATGACTCTTAGAAGGTCAGCCCCACTGCCCACTGTCCTCCCAGAAGTGGGCCTTTGCATTTGGGCCCCGGCCCGGGCCCCTGCCCTCAGAGCTCCTCATGGACCCGCTCTTGGTCTTCATCTGACTTCAGTTTCAGCTCCTCCACAGTGATCTTGCCATCCTGGTTGCGGTCCTGGTTCTGGAACATGTCTGCTATGGTTTTCTCCGGGTCCTGCCCAGGCATGAGGCGTCCTTTGCCCTCACTGACTTGAGCCTTGATGAAGGTGGAGAACTGGGAGCCAAGAGagccaaggggagaggggagtgagGGTCTCGCCTGAGGGCTGTGGGtggcctggggaagggccccaggCACCGGCCGGCCAGCTATAGGGGGGATGGGCTGCATGAGGAAGAGGCAGGGACAAGGGACCTATAAGGCCCAGGGACCCAGCACAGGGGCAGAAACAGGTGCGGAGGGGACAGCGGATGGACTGTGTTGCTTGATGCCACCACACACAGTGGCTCCTGTTGGGGTGACAGCATGGGAATGGTTCTTAGAAGAACTGAactcctcacccacctcctccGGGGGGACCTCGCCATCCTTGTTTAGGTCCAGGCCTTCGAACAGGTTGACAGGAGGGTCCTCGTGCCACACAAACAGGTAGCCTGtgggcagcccctcctcccggGACACCAGCTCCACTTCAAAGAGCAGCACCGCACTGCCAGGGACACCCCGGGCTGCAGGGAgcgagaagagaagagaaggaaggcgTCGCCATTAGGC from Ursus arctos isolate Adak ecotype North America unplaced genomic scaffold, UrsArc2.0 scaffold_24, whole genome shotgun sequence encodes the following:
- the NT5C3B gene encoding 7-methylguanosine phosphate-specific 5'-nucleotidase isoform X1 translates to MAEEVSTLMKATVLMRQPGRVQEIVGALRRGGGDRLQVISDFDMTLSRFAYNGKRCPSSYNILDNSKIISEECRNELKALLHHYYPIEIDPHRTIKEKLPHMVEWWTKAHDLLCQQRIQKVQIAQVVRESNAMLREGYKTFFNTLYQNNIPLFIFSAGIGDILEEIIRQMTVLHPNIHIMSNYMDFDEDGFLRGFKGQLIHTYNKNSSVCENSGYFQQLQGKTNILLLGDSMGDLTMADGVPGVENILKIGFLNDKVEERRERYMDSYDIVLEKDETLDVVNGLLQHILHRGDWREMQGS
- the NT5C3B gene encoding 7-methylguanosine phosphate-specific 5'-nucleotidase isoform X3 translates to MESDALLLTEFCVFADILDNSKIISEECRNELKALLHHYYPIEIDPHRTIKEKLPHMVEWWTKAHDLLCQQRIQKVQIAQVVRESNAMLREGYKTFFNTLYQNNIPLFIFSAGIGDILEEIIRQMTVLHPNIHIMSNYMDFDEDGFLRGFKGQLIHTYNKNSSVCENSGYFQQLQGKTNILLLGDSMGDLTMADGVPGVENILKIGFLNDKVEERRERYMDSYDIVLEKDETLDVVNGLLQHILHRGDWREMQGS
- the NT5C3B gene encoding 7-methylguanosine phosphate-specific 5'-nucleotidase isoform X2, which produces MTLSRFAYNGKRCPSSYNILDNSKIISEECRNELKALLHHYYPIEIDPHRTIKEKLPHMVEWWTKAHDLLCQQRIQKVQIAQVVRESNAMLREGYKTFFNTLYQNNIPLFIFSAGIGDILEEIIRQMTVLHPNIHIMSNYMDFDEDGFLRGFKGQLIHTYNKNSSVCENSGYFQQLQGKTNILLLGDSMGDLTMADGVPGVENILKIGFLNDKVEERRERYMDSYDIVLEKDETLDVVNGLLQHILHRGDWREMQGS